In the genome of Desertifilum tharense IPPAS B-1220, the window GGAAGAAGGGAGTTGGGAGTTGGGAGTTAGGGGTTGGGGGGAAGAAGGGAGTTGGGAGTTGGGAGTTAGGGGTTGGGGGGAAGAAGGGAGTTGGGAGTTAGGATTTGGGGGTTGGGGAAGAAGGGATAGGAAAACTTGACTGTCATTAACTCTGCACTCTTTTCTCCCTACTCAGCACTCCTTCCCCCCCACCTCCCCATCCCCCCATCCCCCCATCCTCTTCCCCACTCAGCACTCAGCACTTTCCACTCAGCACTCAGAATCGGCAAGATTTCCGAGTGGTATCGACCTCCGGTTCTTGCCAAGAGTAGGCGAAGTGGCTGACGGAGTTGATTTGGGGGGCGGCTTGGCGAATGGCGGCCATTTGCATTTCTAGGGAGGGACGGTTGCCCAAGGAACGGCCCCAGGTTCCGGCAATCACGGGGCGGACGTTGGCACCTTGCGGGGCAAAGGCTAAGACGCGCTGGACTTGGGAGACAATGCAACTGACATCGCCGCAGACGCCGTAGGCCATTGGGTGCCATTCCATTGAGGTTGGGAAGCGATCCCACGGTTGCAGGCGGGAGTCGTAGCCTTGACCGACGACTTGGTTGGCATCGGGGAAGAAAACCACACCAGAGGCAATTCCTTGGCTTTGGGCGGGGGCGCTGGCCATTGCTACAAAGTCGAGGATGCCTTGGAGGGCGTGGGCGACGCTGAGTTGCCACAGTTCAATTTGCAGCAGGGGCTGGCGGTCTTTGGGGGCAGCGAGGGTTTGGGTTTGGGGCGGGTTGCGACCTTGCCACAGGGGTTCGCCTTCGCTGGGAAACATTTGATCGACGTTTTGGACATCGCCGACGGTGATGTAGCCTTGGCTGAGGAAGCGGCGAATCAGTTCTTGTCCTTTTTGGTTGAGGGCGCGTTGAAACAGGGCGTTTTGGGCGGCCTGGCTATAAATCCACAGGTCGTGAACGCGGGTGGCGACGGAGGCGGGCCCCACGAGGCGAGGGTAGCGGATGTAGTCAAAGAGGACGCCATCGGGACGGCGCTGAAGGATGGCTTGGACGAGGTTGTAGTAATCTCGTTTGGCCTGCATGTTGTAGGGGTCGATGAAGACGTGGTTGCTGTCGCCTTTGGCGGTGTCGTATTCGGTGACGAGATCGTTACCGACGGTGAGGCTGGTTTGGTTGCGACCGTTGCGGGCGAGGGCGTCGATCCGGTCTGGACGTTGGGCGTAGTTGTACCCAAAGTTCATGGTAAACATCCAGGCGTAGACTTTTAAACCGCGATCGCGCCCTTTTTCGATGGCTTGGGCCAGCAGGTCGGCGCGTTCTTGTCCGGGAATTCGCACGACAGACGGCCAGGGGGTGGGGTTATCGGCGGCCGGGAGAAGGGCTTGGCCGTCGTAGAAGACTTCGACGTAAACTTCGTTATACCCCCGGTTGACGATTCGATCCATGACTAGGTCGAGGACGCCCGGTTGCAAGTCGCAGGGGTACAGGCGCAGCCAGATGGCTTGATTTTGCGGCCAGGTTTGTCGCCGACAAGCTTGGACTTGGGCGCTATGTTGATTGAGGATTTCGCGATAGCGGCTGACGGCTTCGGGACTGCCACTGAGGGCGGCTTGGCGCAGGGTTTCTTTTTGCCGCGCTGCTTCTGGGGTGAGTTGGCAGTAAGCGGTTGTCTGGGCTAAGGCGGGTTTGCTTTGGGCAAGAACTGCGAGAGGCAGTAGATAAGCAACAAGCGAACACAGGGCTTTTAGGCGTTGAGAGGGGCGGGGTTGCCCATGTTTTACCATTCCTTTTTTGATGCCTCCACTCCAGTTCAGCACTTCGGGGTTAGAATAACTTATTCAACGGGGTTTTGGTTGGGTGAAACCGAATTAAAGATGTAGTTTAGCCTACAGTTTACTTCTCGATCCATCCGGGAGTTTACTTCGGGGATCGAGGGGTTTCACACCCGGTATTTAGACTCTAATCGCTAAAAATGTTTCCCTAAGTGTCGCTGGGTTTGGCAAATTTTAAACTTGCCCAACTCAGTTGTTGGGCGGGGGGAACGGTAGTGGGTTTGTCTTCGCTTTGCGGATCGGCGTTGAGTTTTTTCAAGGTTTCTTTGACTTTGGCGATGTCGCCGTTTTCGATGGCTTGTTTGATGTCATATTGGTGATGGGCGTTTTGGATGGCTTGTTCTCGCGATCGCGAACTGGTATCGAAGCAGCGTTCTAAGTCTTCATAAATCCCCACGCGGCGGTTTTTGGCGTGGTACTGACGTTCGGTATCAAGGAGTTTGGCCATCAGTTCTAGGTGCATGGCGTCGTCTTCGCAAACTTCAGCCAAGATGTTCCACTCTTCTGCCCCCAGGGTGGTAGCATCTGCCCCAGGACGCGGATCTTTGAAAGGTTCTCCAGTCACTTCTTGATAAATGCGCGGCAGGCTATCCTCAAATTCATGTTTCTCTTCTAACCAAATCCGCCGAATTTCGCTCAGTTCTTCGGTGGTAATTAGGGTAATATCCCGCATCTCTAGCGGTGCCGTTTTCCGCACTTGGGTTTGGGCTTCTAGAACTCGTCTCACCCAATGTTCTCGCCAGTATTTCGTATAAGGCCCCGGCACAGGTTCAACAGAAATCTCGCCATCTACGTTACGCTCAAATAGGTGGACGTTTCCCCAAATTCTCCGGAAGTCTCGCTTATCGCGATCGTTTTCGATGTCGAGTTCGTTACGAATGTCCAGAAGTGGCTGCATCCATTCTTTTTCTTCGTCGTTTTGGATCATGGCCTCCATTGATTTATCTTGGCTGACCATTGTGCAAACCCAACACCCAAATCGAGAATCCCCACAACTTGGGGTTGAGGTGTCAATCACCAAAGGACATTCGTTATCAGCAGTCGCCCCCCGATACATAGAAAATAAGTCTTTATTGTCATTCCCCCACGGGTTTTTCCATTGCATCAAGTAAAGCCAAACTTCATCATCACGCCAATCTTCAATCGGAGTATAGACCAGAGAATTAGGTAAGCTAGAATTAGGACTTAAACGCTCACGTACTCTGCGCGCTTCATATTTTTTCATGGTCGCG includes:
- a CDS encoding family 10 glycosylhydrolase translates to MVKHGQPRPSQRLKALCSLVAYLLPLAVLAQSKPALAQTTAYCQLTPEAARQKETLRQAALSGSPEAVSRYREILNQHSAQVQACRRQTWPQNQAIWLRLYPCDLQPGVLDLVMDRIVNRGYNEVYVEVFYDGQALLPAADNPTPWPSVVRIPGQERADLLAQAIEKGRDRGLKVYAWMFTMNFGYNYAQRPDRIDALARNGRNQTSLTVGNDLVTEYDTAKGDSNHVFIDPYNMQAKRDYYNLVQAILQRRPDGVLFDYIRYPRLVGPASVATRVHDLWIYSQAAQNALFQRALNQKGQELIRRFLSQGYITVGDVQNVDQMFPSEGEPLWQGRNPPQTQTLAAPKDRQPLLQIELWQLSVAHALQGILDFVAMASAPAQSQGIASGVVFFPDANQVVGQGYDSRLQPWDRFPTSMEWHPMAYGVCGDVSCIVSQVQRVLAFAPQGANVRPVIAGTWGRSLGNRPSLEMQMAAIRQAAPQINSVSHFAYSWQEPEVDTTRKSCRF
- the dndC gene encoding DNA phosphorothioation system sulfurtransferase DndC, whose translation is MTQENISLFQSRTVTELIEDIQKLTQEIQDLYRLDSIPWLIGWSGGKDSSAVLQLIWNAISLLPAEQRTKPIHVISTDTQVENPIVSAWVAKSLENIRTSAIQQNVPIQPHLLKPQLKDTFWVNLIGKGYPAPRNQFRWCTARLKINPANSFIREMVRNNGETILVLGTRKAESSKRSATMKKYEARRVRERLSPNSSLPNSLVYTPIEDWRDDEVWLYLMQWKNPWGNDNKDLFSMYRGATADNECPLVIDTSTPSCGDSRFGCWVCTMVSQDKSMEAMIQNDEEKEWMQPLLDIRNELDIENDRDKRDFRRIWGNVHLFERNVDGEISVEPVPGPYTKYWREHWVRRVLEAQTQVRKTAPLEMRDITLITTEELSEIRRIWLEEKHEFEDSLPRIYQEVTGEPFKDPRPGADATTLGAEEWNILAEVCEDDAMHLELMAKLLDTERQYHAKNRRVGIYEDLERCFDTSSRSREQAIQNAHHQYDIKQAIENGDIAKVKETLKKLNADPQSEDKPTTVPPAQQLSWASLKFAKPSDT